Genomic segment of Eupeodes corollae chromosome 2, idEupCoro1.1, whole genome shotgun sequence:
TGCATACCCAATATTTTGGGTCTTCTTAACTTTTGGAGGTTTAGGGCCCTCGTCTTCATCTAGTTCAATTTCTAGATTCTAtacataaaaaaatagattagaattcaatttaataaagaataatttgtagGTATTTACATCGTATTCATTGAGTGCTACTTCTATTCCCAATTCAGGGGTTGAACCATCCCCATCAACGGCATCAATTGTAATGATGGACAAAACTTTCTCATCCATATCACTGAGTGGTCGAGGTCGGTCCACTACGCTCCCACCACCAGTTTTATTCATAAACGCCCTTTGCTCGCTGGCTTGTTTTTTAACGGACGATTTGATGTCTGTCCagcactaaaacaaaaattacaaattaaaaactttgtccTCGAAACAAGATCAACACCAAATTGGTGcttactttgtttttgtatatgtatattatgtatACCTTTTTCCATTGCTCAACAGTTTTTACGTTAGGTCCTTGAGCATTTAGCTGTGCGCTTAAACTCTCCCACGTCTCGCTGTTATTTTGCC
This window contains:
- the LOC129946547 gene encoding uncharacterized protein LOC129946547 isoform X1 — protein: MSEAKKRSSRVTGGQKTTLIEYRAENKPFARGQFSSLNSRQNNSETWESLSAQLNAQGPNVKTVEQWKKVYIIYIYKNKCWTDIKSSVKKQASEQRAFMNKTGGGSVVDRPRPLSDMDEKVLSIITIDAVDGDGSTPELGIEVALNEYDNLEIELDEDEGPKPPKVKKTQNIGYANALEEARAMQSSVEQKLDEILKIIKEILDLKKKK
- the LOC129946547 gene encoding uncharacterized protein LOC129946547 isoform X2, with the protein product MSEAKKRSSRVTGGQKTTLIEYRAENKPFARGQFSSLNSRQNNSETWESLSAQLNAQGPNVKTVEQWKKCWTDIKSSVKKQASEQRAFMNKTGGGSVVDRPRPLSDMDEKVLSIITIDAVDGDGSTPELGIEVALNEYDNLEIELDEDEGPKPPKVKKTQNIGYANALEEARAMQSSVEQKLDEILKIIKEILDLKKKK